The following proteins are encoded in a genomic region of Haloarcula marina:
- a CDS encoding HVO_0476 family zinc finger protein, with translation MTDATPGERIALPCPACSPDVETVHEVLKPGGHVTVRCTDCDHVHKEQIPEDTTLERDVVVSQDGDSFSAKVDVPEEETLAVGEEFLLETEEAIMTVRITSLETAEGREDEASAEAVQTIWSRAVGNVAVNVTMHPKNGRHDETESFKLQVPGDYEFVVGETDTFGDEEFTVEGIHVRDDAHGYEHEKMDFDGDMAFAKDINRLYVRDETSTAWSAW, from the coding sequence ATGACCGACGCTACACCCGGAGAGCGTATCGCGCTCCCGTGTCCGGCCTGCTCGCCGGACGTCGAAACCGTCCACGAGGTGCTCAAGCCCGGTGGACACGTCACCGTCAGGTGTACCGACTGCGACCACGTCCACAAGGAACAGATTCCCGAGGACACCACCCTCGAACGCGACGTGGTCGTCTCCCAAGACGGCGACTCGTTCAGCGCGAAAGTCGACGTGCCCGAGGAGGAGACGCTCGCCGTCGGCGAGGAGTTCCTGCTGGAGACCGAGGAAGCCATCATGACCGTCCGCATCACGAGTCTGGAGACGGCCGAGGGTCGCGAGGACGAGGCCTCGGCCGAGGCCGTCCAGACCATCTGGAGTCGCGCCGTCGGGAACGTGGCCGTCAACGTCACGATGCACCCGAAGAACGGCCGTCATGACGAGACCGAGAGCTTCAAACTGCAGGTCCCCGGCGACTACGAGTTCGTCGTCGGCGAAACCGACACCTTCGGCGACGAGGAGTTCACCGTCGAGGGCATCCACGTCCGCGACGACGCCCACGGCTACGAGCACGAGAAGATGGACTTCGACGGCGACATGGCCTTCGCGAAGGACATCAACCGCCTGTACGTCCGCGACGAGACGTCGACCGCGTGGTCGGCGTGGTGA
- a CDS encoding aminopeptidase — protein MDNSSLRVPAETAVKQCMNLQPDESCAVVTDDKRKAIGEALYRVAAEITDDTVFLRYPPGDQHGEEPPAPVAGAMATADVVLAPTTKSLSHTEARSEANAAGARVATLPGITEGVFLMGLDADYEAIRQHCEDVLAQVEDAAEIRVTSPQGTDITFGVGSREWNLDTGIVHEPGEMSNLPAGEVFLAPETADGTFVVDGTMRPHGKLDGRELRFEVEDGYVTDISDDDIREQIETAAEEVGRDAYNLAELGIGTNVAVTDLVGSVLLDEKAGGTVHIAIGDDHAIGGDTHAPIHLDGILREPTVYADGEEVSLPRGE, from the coding sequence ATGGACAACTCCTCGCTCCGCGTCCCCGCCGAGACGGCGGTCAAGCAGTGCATGAACCTCCAGCCAGACGAGTCGTGTGCCGTCGTCACCGACGACAAGCGAAAGGCCATCGGGGAGGCGCTGTACCGGGTCGCCGCCGAAATCACCGACGACACGGTCTTTCTCCGGTATCCGCCGGGCGACCAACACGGCGAGGAACCCCCCGCGCCGGTGGCCGGTGCGATGGCCACCGCCGACGTGGTGCTCGCGCCGACGACCAAGAGCCTGAGTCACACCGAGGCCCGCAGCGAGGCCAACGCCGCCGGGGCGCGGGTCGCGACGCTGCCGGGCATCACCGAGGGCGTCTTCCTGATGGGGCTGGACGCCGACTACGAGGCCATCCGACAGCACTGCGAGGACGTCCTCGCACAGGTCGAAGACGCCGCCGAGATTCGCGTCACCTCGCCGCAGGGCACGGACATCACCTTCGGCGTCGGGTCCCGCGAGTGGAACCTCGATACCGGTATCGTCCACGAACCCGGCGAGATGTCGAATCTCCCCGCCGGAGAGGTGTTCCTCGCGCCCGAAACCGCCGACGGCACGTTCGTCGTCGACGGGACGATGCGACCCCACGGGAAACTGGACGGCCGCGAACTCCGCTTCGAAGTCGAGGACGGCTACGTCACCGACATCAGCGACGACGACATCCGCGAGCAAATCGAGACGGCCGCCGAAGAAGTCGGTCGGGACGCCTACAACCTCGCCGAGTTGGGCATCGGCACGAACGTCGCCGTCACCGACCTCGTGGGGTCGGTCCTGCTGGACGAGAAAGCGGGGGGAACCGTCCACATCGCCATCGGCGACGACCACGCCATCGGCGGCGACACCCACGCGCCCATCCACCTCGACGGGATTCTGAGAGAACCGACCGTGTACGCGGACGGCGAGGAAGTGTCGCTTCCCCGTGGTGAGTGA
- a CDS encoding bacteriophage holin, whose protein sequence is MSTNSTQLDSRAFGLACGLLWACGVVVLGITARFGWGKRWERLLADVYRGYNETTTGLLVGAVWAFVDGFTGGYAFAWLYDRLR, encoded by the coding sequence ATGTCGACTAATTCGACGCAGCTCGACAGTCGGGCGTTCGGACTGGCGTGTGGTCTCCTCTGGGCCTGCGGGGTAGTCGTCCTCGGTATTACGGCCCGATTCGGCTGGGGGAAGCGCTGGGAGCGACTGTTGGCGGACGTGTACCGCGGCTACAACGAAACGACGACCGGATTGCTCGTCGGCGCTGTCTGGGCGTTCGTCGACGGGTTCACCGGCGGCTACGCGTTCGCGTGGCTCTACGACCGGCTTCGATGA
- a CDS encoding CBS domain-containing protein — MVVPIIVREIMQAPVEIVSVDTPLDELAARFQSMGHGAIVVCRDEDPVGVITRMDVIGSLTTGDAIDEITAERIMSHPVITVSASAPIQMGAETLYDHDVNQALVMEGDRVVGLLRADDLAPYLPSSAVARPDESLVAEEREWEYDYDDESPPGVSVGDVVTFSKSISERDLELFAEVSGDMNRLHLDQRFAEQTRFGRRIVHGALASSVISAALSKLPGLVIYLSQTVTYSAPVEVGERVRARCEIIANLGNDRYRLEIEEVDETDTTVISGEASVLIDPAPEQE, encoded by the coding sequence ATGGTCGTCCCGATAATCGTCCGAGAGATCATGCAGGCGCCGGTCGAGATCGTCTCCGTCGACACCCCGTTAGACGAACTCGCGGCGCGGTTTCAGTCGATGGGACACGGCGCGATAGTCGTCTGCCGCGACGAGGACCCGGTCGGTGTCATCACGCGAATGGACGTTATCGGTTCGCTCACGACGGGCGACGCCATCGACGAGATTACCGCCGAGCGCATCATGTCCCACCCAGTCATCACGGTATCCGCGTCCGCGCCGATTCAGATGGGGGCCGAGACACTGTACGACCACGACGTGAATCAGGCGCTCGTGATGGAGGGCGACCGGGTCGTCGGTTTGCTCCGCGCCGACGACCTCGCGCCGTACCTCCCGAGTAGCGCCGTGGCACGGCCCGATGAATCGCTCGTAGCCGAGGAACGCGAGTGGGAGTACGACTACGACGACGAGAGTCCGCCCGGCGTCTCCGTCGGCGACGTGGTCACCTTCAGTAAGTCCATCTCGGAACGCGACCTCGAACTGTTCGCCGAGGTCAGCGGCGACATGAACCGACTCCACCTCGACCAGCGGTTCGCCGAACAGACCCGATTCGGCCGCCGCATCGTCCACGGGGCGCTGGCGTCGAGCGTCATCAGCGCGGCGCTGTCGAAGCTTCCGGGACTCGTCATCTACCTCAGTCAGACGGTGACCTACAGCGCGCCCGTCGAAGTCGGCGAGCGAGTGAGGGCGCGGTGTGAAATCATCGCCAACCTCGGGAACGACCGCTACCGCCTCGAAATCGAGGAGGTCGACGAGACGGACACGACGGTCATCAGCGGCGAGGCGTCCGTCCTCATCGACCCGGCCCCCGAACAGGAGTAG
- a CDS encoding type II glyceraldehyde-3-phosphate dehydrogenase — translation MLHVGINGFGTIGKRVADAVRVQPDMTVAGVSKRSPNFEATIARDRGYDLYAASEDGREAFHDADLPTAGAVHDLVEASDVVVDTTPGGVGATNATLYADHDTPAIFQGGESPDVADVSFVARANYDTAVGADTARVVSCNTTGLSRLFAPLEENYGIEKARVTLVRRGGDPGQTSRGPINDTLPDPVEIPSHHGPDVQTVFPDLDIDTMGMKVPTTQMHTHSVNVTLESAPSAEEVRSLLSRESRLFLIPETLGIDGAGKLKEYTRDAGRPRGDVWENCIWAESVTVEGRDLYLFQAIHQEADVVPENIDAVRALSERTASARQSIERTNDALGVGRGLVQHEEGEIPKADSIADD, via the coding sequence ATGCTCCACGTGGGCATCAACGGCTTCGGCACCATCGGCAAGCGGGTCGCTGACGCGGTGCGTGTCCAGCCTGATATGACGGTCGCTGGCGTCTCAAAACGCTCTCCGAACTTTGAAGCAACCATCGCACGGGACCGCGGCTACGACCTCTACGCCGCGAGCGAAGACGGCCGAGAAGCCTTCCACGACGCGGACCTCCCGACCGCTGGGGCGGTACACGACCTCGTCGAGGCCAGCGACGTCGTCGTGGACACGACGCCCGGCGGCGTCGGCGCGACCAACGCCACCCTCTACGCGGACCACGACACGCCCGCCATCTTCCAGGGCGGCGAATCGCCCGACGTGGCCGACGTGAGTTTCGTCGCCCGCGCGAACTACGACACCGCCGTCGGTGCCGACACCGCCCGCGTCGTCTCCTGTAACACGACGGGACTCTCGCGACTCTTCGCCCCCCTCGAAGAGAACTACGGCATCGAGAAGGCGCGGGTGACGCTCGTCCGCCGCGGCGGCGACCCGGGCCAGACGAGTCGCGGCCCCATCAACGACACCCTACCGGACCCCGTCGAGATTCCCTCCCACCACGGGCCGGACGTGCAGACGGTGTTCCCCGACCTCGACATCGACACGATGGGGATGAAGGTGCCGACGACGCAGATGCACACCCACAGCGTCAACGTCACGCTGGAGTCGGCCCCGAGCGCCGAGGAAGTCCGCTCGCTGTTGTCTCGCGAGTCCCGCCTGTTCCTCATCCCCGAGACGCTGGGCATCGACGGGGCGGGTAAACTCAAAGAGTACACACGCGACGCGGGCCGCCCCCGCGGCGACGTGTGGGAGAACTGCATCTGGGCCGAATCGGTCACTGTCGAGGGCCGCGACCTCTACCTGTTCCAAGCCATCCACCAGGAGGCCGACGTGGTCCCCGAGAACATCGACGCCGTCCGGGCGCTCTCGGAACGGACCGCGAGCGCTCGGCAGAGTATCGAACGGACCAACGACGCCCTCGGCGTCGGCCGCGGCCTCGTCCAACACGAGGAGGGCGAGATTCCGAAGGCCGACAGCATCGCCGACGACTGA
- a CDS encoding metallophosphoesterase family protein has product MQVGIVSDTHDNTGLVAESVETFERHGVETVVHCGDFVAPFSASPFDGDWDFYAVRGNNDGEWALESTVAEFGTYLGEMGELTLGGEEFAVYHGTSGAIVDALVECGTYDYVCHGHTHQAGTEEYEGTVRINPGGIAIPPAPDPFSVATLDTDSGELRFHEP; this is encoded by the coding sequence ATGCAGGTCGGTATCGTCTCCGATACGCACGACAACACGGGACTGGTCGCCGAAAGCGTCGAGACGTTCGAGCGCCACGGCGTGGAAACGGTCGTCCACTGCGGGGACTTCGTCGCGCCCTTCTCCGCGTCGCCGTTCGACGGCGACTGGGACTTCTACGCCGTCCGCGGGAACAACGACGGCGAGTGGGCGCTCGAATCGACCGTCGCCGAGTTCGGGACGTATCTCGGGGAGATGGGGGAACTGACCCTCGGTGGCGAGGAGTTCGCGGTGTATCACGGCACCAGCGGCGCTATCGTCGACGCACTGGTCGAGTGCGGGACCTACGACTACGTCTGTCACGGACACACGCATCAGGCCGGGACGGAGGAGTACGAGGGGACGGTGCGAATCAACCCCGGCGGCATCGCCATCCCGCCCGCGCCGGACCCGTTCTCGGTGGCGACGCTGGACACCGACAGCGGCGAGTTACGGTTCCACGAACCGTAG
- a CDS encoding DUF7533 family protein — translation MAQGILDTLGLAAVLVLAAPIALFGFEHVVRGDLVMGGVYLGVAAGLILVEQYLTTPTDLPGMVAEKTVGAVVKTDDSTDED, via the coding sequence ATGGCACAGGGCATCCTCGACACGCTGGGACTCGCGGCGGTCCTCGTCCTCGCGGCCCCCATCGCGCTGTTCGGGTTCGAGCACGTCGTCCGCGGCGACCTCGTGATGGGCGGCGTCTACCTCGGCGTCGCCGCGGGGCTGATTCTCGTCGAGCAGTACCTCACCACGCCGACGGACCTCCCCGGGATGGTCGCAGAGAAGACGGTCGGCGCGGTCGTCAAGACCGACGACTCGACCGACGAGGACTAA
- a CDS encoding RNA ligase partner protein: MADRPLKQRFVLDTSLFLTTEIRGSDQDVETACRDLLELIAAAKQIHNISCYMPPSIKSELTTMLDDRGVDDDVLTKLDTWVITKSPAHHEVMVPADLVYKFIDEMSDRVDRGLRVSEKAVRKAEESRAETVEEHDHMTAVDKVISDLRDEYRNTLRRGVLDSREDFDLLMLAKELDAGVVTEDQGIINWAEDFGLRYLKGRNFPSLLTEYLAADDPDRWRSEP; this comes from the coding sequence ATGGCAGACCGTCCGCTCAAGCAACGGTTCGTCCTCGACACATCGCTGTTTCTCACGACGGAGATTCGCGGGTCGGACCAGGACGTGGAGACCGCATGTCGGGACCTCCTGGAACTCATCGCGGCGGCCAAGCAGATACACAACATCTCGTGTTACATGCCGCCGTCGATCAAGTCGGAGTTGACGACGATGCTGGACGACCGCGGGGTCGACGACGACGTACTGACGAAACTCGACACGTGGGTCATCACCAAGTCACCGGCCCACCACGAGGTGATGGTTCCGGCCGACCTCGTCTACAAGTTCATCGACGAGATGTCCGACCGGGTGGACCGCGGCCTGCGCGTCTCCGAGAAGGCCGTGCGAAAGGCCGAGGAGTCCCGCGCGGAGACCGTCGAGGAACACGACCACATGACCGCCGTCGACAAGGTCATCTCGGACCTGCGCGACGAGTACCGCAACACCCTCCGCCGGGGCGTCCTCGACTCGCGGGAGGACTTCGACTTGCTGATGCTCGCGAAGGAACTGGACGCCGGTGTCGTCACGGAGGACCAAGGCATCATCAACTGGGCGGAGGACTTCGGGCTTCGATACTTGAAAGGCCGGAACTTCCCGTCGCTGTTGACCGAGTACCTCGCGGCCGACGACCCCGACCGCTGGCGCTCGGAGCCTTAG
- a CDS encoding RNA ligase — protein sequence MARDWAAVFDLGDTAVADLLEHFHQRWFRGRRYRHLSDARHGVERGTAIVGDVVVRGYPSMSRALVLEPAVDQRFDGPVAVEEKLNGYNVRVARIDGDVMAFTRSGFVCPYTTAHVERAVDTADFFDDFPERMLCGELVGPENPYTDHDYPEVENAAFYVFDVRHRETGDPMPVERRRDICVAYDFAAVRHYGTFSPAAAAATAMVAVRDLDARGREGVVLKSADGERALKYTTSAIHRADLEHAFSLPFDYGQSFLFTRVMREAFQAVEFDERPEATRERAQKLGEAILRPAVETIRAVEDGAPVGETHTVRADPAVLDALLSYFEDRGLELVVERDDIEGGERVVRFTKVARSTLDTTRYYLGGGTVDE from the coding sequence ATGGCTCGCGACTGGGCTGCCGTCTTCGACCTCGGTGACACCGCGGTCGCGGACCTGCTGGAACACTTCCACCAGCGGTGGTTTCGCGGGCGGCGCTACCGCCACCTGTCCGACGCTCGCCACGGCGTCGAACGCGGGACGGCTATCGTCGGCGACGTGGTCGTTCGCGGCTACCCGTCGATGTCGCGCGCCCTCGTCCTCGAACCCGCCGTCGATCAGCGGTTCGACGGCCCGGTCGCCGTCGAGGAGAAACTCAACGGCTACAACGTCCGCGTCGCCCGAATCGACGGCGACGTGATGGCGTTCACGCGGAGCGGGTTCGTCTGCCCGTACACGACCGCCCACGTGGAGCGAGCGGTCGACACCGCCGACTTCTTCGACGACTTCCCCGAGCGGATGCTCTGTGGCGAACTCGTCGGCCCCGAGAACCCGTACACCGACCACGACTACCCGGAGGTCGAGAACGCGGCCTTCTACGTCTTCGACGTCCGTCACCGCGAAACCGGCGACCCGATGCCGGTCGAGCGCCGCCGTGATATCTGCGTCGCCTACGACTTCGCTGCGGTTCGGCACTACGGCACGTTCTCGCCCGCGGCGGCGGCCGCGACGGCCATGGTCGCGGTCCGCGACCTCGATGCCCGCGGCCGCGAAGGGGTGGTGCTGAAGTCCGCCGACGGCGAGCGAGCGCTGAAGTACACCACGAGCGCTATCCACCGCGCCGACCTCGAGCACGCCTTCTCGCTCCCGTTCGACTACGGCCAGTCGTTCCTGTTCACCCGGGTCATGCGCGAGGCGTTTCAGGCCGTGGAGTTCGACGAACGGCCCGAAGCGACGCGCGAACGCGCACAGAAACTCGGCGAGGCAATCTTGCGCCCCGCCGTCGAGACGATTCGGGCCGTCGAAGACGGCGCTCCGGTCGGCGAGACCCACACCGTCCGGGCGGACCCGGCGGTACTCGACGCGTTACTGTCGTACTTCGAGGACCGAGGACTCGAACTGGTCGTCGAGCGAGACGACATCGAAGGCGGGGAGCGCGTCGTCCGCTTTACGAAGGTCGCGCGGTCGACGCTGGATACGACGCGGTACTACTTGGGCGGCGGGACCGTCGACGAGTAG
- a CDS encoding UvrD-helicase domain-containing protein — translation MTDSTTEVIRLFGGPGSGKTTALLDRVEGILEEDDVDFRDVLVVSYTRAAAAEIRDRLAERLDVSPRALRGNVCTMHAKAYELLNLSRGDVVGESDKEEFCDQFGLDYEDEYEGSRRRSARSTTLGNKIIATSQWLQRTRRDVSDWYDVPFKWDDEEVRLPPEIDDNAQTGNKYTPTWPTDDDRVDVPNAIRGWRTYKGDNDVIGFADMLERVAQRSLLPNVDYLIIDEFQDITTLQYDVYQEWKPHMKRVLIAGDDDQVVYAWQGADPDLLLEEDVTQDEILPNSYRLPSRILNVVNREVRHIEKRQEKDLNPRKEGGRVEAVQNPSMFNLVRNVKGTVEQSDETVMVLFRARYQMFQFIDEFIGDGIPFSCLTDQRMWTDRLTQYVNGVEAIENDESLSLLEARRLADMLVDSAFGTGERDDFFDALEDIEDDSVEDDIAEIEIEPDVVTDHVPFAPDTASASDMLRKVTNFQERTVDAYFKGDYRGMDPDRVRLGTIHSAKGREADHVFVATDLTEKVVEQMAATVDQQGIEVPGVDEFTKHTSPVPTLTDNERRVFYVGMSRARERLVLMENLIDGAPTLPIDVLLENEPSDRSIDELLDEAGDAIVAD, via the coding sequence ATGACTGATTCGACCACCGAGGTTATCCGTCTGTTCGGTGGGCCGGGAAGCGGGAAGACCACGGCACTGCTGGACCGAGTCGAGGGCATCCTCGAAGAGGACGACGTCGACTTCCGGGACGTACTGGTCGTCTCGTACACGCGCGCCGCGGCCGCCGAGATTCGTGACCGCCTCGCCGAACGACTCGACGTGAGCCCGCGGGCGCTCCGCGGAAACGTCTGTACGATGCACGCGAAGGCCTACGAACTGCTGAACCTCTCGCGTGGCGACGTGGTCGGCGAGTCGGACAAAGAGGAGTTCTGCGACCAGTTCGGCCTCGACTACGAGGACGAGTACGAGGGGTCCCGTCGACGGTCGGCCCGGTCGACGACGCTCGGGAACAAGATTATCGCGACGAGTCAGTGGCTCCAGCGGACCCGCCGGGACGTCTCGGACTGGTACGACGTGCCGTTTAAATGGGACGACGAGGAGGTCCGTCTCCCGCCGGAGATAGACGACAACGCCCAGACCGGCAACAAGTACACGCCGACGTGGCCGACCGACGACGACCGCGTGGACGTGCCCAACGCCATCCGTGGCTGGCGGACCTACAAGGGCGACAACGACGTCATCGGCTTCGCCGACATGCTCGAACGCGTCGCCCAGCGCTCCTTGCTCCCGAACGTCGACTACCTCATCATCGACGAGTTCCAGGACATCACGACCCTGCAGTACGACGTGTATCAGGAGTGGAAGCCCCACATGAAGCGGGTCCTCATCGCGGGCGACGACGACCAGGTCGTCTACGCGTGGCAGGGCGCGGACCCAGACCTCCTGCTGGAGGAGGACGTGACCCAGGACGAGATTCTGCCCAACTCCTACCGACTGCCCTCGCGCATCCTCAACGTCGTCAACCGCGAGGTGCGCCACATCGAGAAACGCCAGGAGAAGGACCTGAATCCGCGTAAGGAAGGCGGCCGCGTCGAAGCGGTCCAGAACCCCTCGATGTTCAACCTCGTCCGCAACGTCAAGGGCACCGTCGAGCAGTCCGACGAGACGGTGATGGTGCTGTTCCGGGCGCGCTACCAGATGTTCCAGTTCATCGACGAGTTCATCGGCGACGGCATCCCCTTCTCCTGTCTGACCGACCAGCGGATGTGGACCGACCGCCTGACCCAGTACGTCAACGGCGTGGAGGCCATCGAGAACGACGAATCGCTCTCGCTGCTGGAGGCGCGCCGCCTCGCCGATATGCTCGTCGACTCCGCCTTCGGGACCGGCGAGCGCGACGACTTCTTCGACGCCTTGGAGGACATCGAGGACGACAGCGTGGAGGACGACATCGCCGAAATCGAAATCGAACCCGACGTGGTCACCGACCACGTCCCGTTCGCCCCCGACACTGCGTCGGCCTCGGACATGCTCCGGAAGGTGACCAACTTCCAAGAGCGGACCGTCGACGCTTACTTCAAGGGCGACTACCGCGGGATGGACCCCGACCGCGTCCGCCTCGGGACGATTCACTCCGCGAAGGGGCGCGAGGCCGACCACGTGTTCGTCGCCACCGACCTCACCGAGAAAGTGGTCGAGCAGATGGCCGCCACCGTCGACCAACAGGGCATCGAGGTGCCCGGTGTCGACGAGTTCACCAAACACACGAGTCCGGTCCCGACCCTGACCGACAACGAGCGCCGCGTCTTCTACGTCGGGATGTCCCGTGCCCGCGAGCGCCTCGTCCTCATGGAGAATCTCATCGACGGCGCGCCGACCCTCCCCATCGACGTGTTGCTGGAGAACGAACCGAGCGACCGCTCCATCGACGAACTGCTGGACGAGGCAGGCGACGCCATCGTCGCCGACTGA
- a CDS encoding DUF7563 family protein, translating to MPECQNCGSFVTKDYVRVFTPSETDAPRVCPSCEDMIRDGADVRAARSTR from the coding sequence ATGCCAGAGTGCCAAAACTGTGGGTCCTTCGTAACGAAGGACTACGTCCGCGTGTTCACGCCGTCCGAAACCGACGCCCCCCGGGTCTGTCCCTCCTGCGAGGACATGATTAGAGACGGGGCAGACGTTCGGGCGGCGCGGTCGACGCGGTAG
- a CDS encoding DUF7521 family protein — MRMVVFGLTLGITLISFQAYRKRPSERLQYAFVGFAFISMGVAITSVITQLSAGDTSPLVDVFFQMAETIPFIVGFAMLYVSLYR; from the coding sequence ATGCGGATGGTCGTGTTCGGCCTGACGCTGGGCATCACGCTCATCAGTTTCCAGGCCTACCGGAAGCGCCCCTCAGAGCGCCTGCAGTACGCCTTCGTCGGGTTCGCGTTCATCAGTATGGGCGTCGCCATCACCAGCGTCATCACGCAGTTGAGCGCGGGCGACACCAGTCCGCTCGTCGACGTGTTCTTCCAGATGGCCGAGACGATTCCGTTCATCGTCGGCTTCGCGATGCTGTACGTCTCGCTGTACCGGTGA
- a CDS encoding ArsR/SmtB family transcription factor: MAEDKSIEEILDTIGDQHARRVLAAISRDPHSAKELAEECDLSLPTVYRRIEMLDEYDLVTDHTLVAEDGNHYKVYESNFESTVISLEDQEYKVRIYREENLPDRFGQLWDELNPE, encoded by the coding sequence GTGGCAGAGGACAAGAGTATCGAGGAGATTCTCGACACAATCGGGGACCAACACGCGAGACGGGTGTTGGCAGCCATCAGCCGGGACCCGCACTCCGCGAAGGAACTCGCCGAGGAGTGCGACCTCTCGCTGCCGACGGTGTATCGCCGCATCGAGATGCTGGACGAGTACGACCTCGTCACCGACCACACCCTCGTCGCCGAGGACGGGAATCACTACAAGGTGTACGAGTCGAACTTCGAGTCGACGGTCATCTCCTTGGAGGACCAGGAGTACAAGGTCCGCATCTACCGCGAGGAGAATCTCCCGGACCGGTTCGGCCAGTTGTGGGACGAACTGAATCCGGAGTGA
- a CDS encoding helix-turn-helix transcriptional regulator: protein MMSGNNLRRVRTDSTTDSTIDRLTPLAAGPDSTASGDHGVPETLLASAAEDVAAGDLDVDDGLVTQSLDEILLALVAMNGGTHGSRLMADLATLFDAQLSPGTVYPRLHDLDADGMLAMHELVQTKEYAVDDTATAADRIEQAAYDHFRAGLFLYASLDSV from the coding sequence ATGATGTCCGGCAACAACCTCCGTCGCGTACGGACCGACTCGACGACCGACAGCACCATCGACCGACTGACGCCGCTCGCCGCGGGCCCAGACTCGACGGCCAGCGGGGACCACGGCGTCCCCGAGACACTGCTGGCGTCGGCCGCCGAGGACGTCGCCGCCGGGGACCTCGACGTCGACGACGGCCTCGTGACCCAGAGTTTGGACGAGATTCTGCTCGCACTGGTCGCGATGAACGGCGGCACGCACGGGTCACGCCTCATGGCCGACCTCGCGACGCTGTTCGACGCGCAACTGAGTCCCGGCACGGTGTATCCCCGACTCCACGACCTCGACGCCGACGGGATGCTCGCGATGCACGAGTTAGTCCAGACCAAAGAGTACGCCGTCGACGACACGGCGACCGCGGCCGACCGCATCGAACAGGCCGCCTACGACCACTTCCGCGCGGGACTGTTCCTCTACGCGTCGCTCGATTCGGTGTAG
- a CDS encoding HVO_0416 family zinc finger protein: MATAPSGDDMFDEFLSQRGHEVETTGWEENYNKKQCPDCGGLHETAASECSVCGWTPV; encoded by the coding sequence ATGGCGACCGCACCGAGTGGAGACGACATGTTCGACGAATTCCTCTCCCAACGCGGCCACGAGGTCGAGACGACGGGTTGGGAGGAGAACTATAACAAGAAACAGTGTCCGGACTGCGGCGGCCTTCACGAGACAGCGGCGAGCGAGTGTTCAGTGTGCGGGTGGACACCGGTATAA